One region of Polaribacter pectinis genomic DNA includes:
- a CDS encoding VOC family protein → MKVQAYLAFNGNCQEALNFYSDLFNADVKNRITYEDKKIDVPSSYRTKLQHAELKGKGVHFMAYDASPDTPINNGNQIHMSVDLNDKDEAEDVFNDLAKGGITHHEFREREWGYFGRCTDKYGINWMVNCNS, encoded by the coding sequence ATGAAAGTACAAGCTTATTTAGCATTTAACGGAAATTGTCAAGAGGCATTAAATTTTTATAGTGATTTATTTAATGCAGATGTAAAAAATAGAATTACCTATGAAGACAAAAAAATAGACGTTCCAAGTTCTTATCGAACAAAATTACAACACGCAGAATTAAAAGGTAAAGGTGTCCATTTTATGGCTTATGATGCTTCTCCAGACACTCCTATAAATAATGGTAATCAAATTCACATGAGTGTAGATTTGAATGATAAAGATGAAGCAGAAGATGTATTTAACGATCTAGCGAAAGGCGGAATTACACATCACGAATTTAGAGAAAGAGAATGGGGTTATTTTGGAAGATGTACAGATAAATATGGAATAAATTGGATGGTAAACTGCAATAGTTAA